The window GTTGGGGGGTGGCAGAAACAATTAAGTCTTGAAAGATAAAGAGTTTACAAGTACCCTTTCTCTTCCATGATTAAATGCATTAGATTAGTTCTAGTAGCAGTCAAAATTGCTCTTACCGCCCAGTGTGTCTAACAGAAGTTGAGTAAAACATAAGCTTAAATGTCTCGTCTTTCTGTGGGAACCATGCCTCCTTTATCTTTGTAATCCCAGAGAAAGCTTAGTGACCTGTAGGCATGCAGCTGTAGTCACACAGTTCCTTGGAGCACTTGGTTGCTTGTAGGACTTTATGTACAATTTATGAAACTTCCTGTAAACCTATACTTATTTCGAAGTCAAACGTTTTAAAAACCattaccaggccctggccgattggctcagtggtagagcgtcggcctggcgtgcagaagtcccggttggattcctggccagggcacacaggagaagcgcccatctgcttctccacccctcctcctctccttcctctctgtctctctcttcccctcccgcagcgaggctccattggagcaaggatggcccgggcgctggggatggctccttggcctctgccccaggcgctagagtggctctggtcgcgacagagcgatgccccggaggggcagagcatcgccccctggtgggcagagcgtcgtcccctggtgggcatgctgggtggatcccggtcgggtgcatgcgggagtctgtctgactgtctatccccgttcagcttcggaaaaatacaaaaaaaaaaatcattaccaaaaagaaaaacaaacaaaatagataatGTAATTAAAGCACCTAGTCCAGGGAAGATGctcagcaacaaaaaacaaaataattgttctttatgttttttaatttttgtacttaTATTACGGCAAAtttaaaacatacagaaaagtggAAAGCACAGTATATTGAAGTTCCACCAAGATTTAACAATTATTAATATTgagccatattttctttatttttatctttaacagTCTTTTTTCAGAGTGCCATTTTCACATCCTCAAGATTATAGTATTGTAATTTTTGAATGTTATCTAATGCACATTAATGCACATCTAATACACCTGGGAAATTTAAGTTTACTCCTAGAAATTCTTCTATAAGTGATATAAAGTGAGGCCTGGGCAtcggtttttttttaaagcgtcCTAGGTGACCTTAACGTGCAGCACAAACTGAAAACTATTGATTGGGGGCGTTCTTCTTCCTCCACGCCTGATTCGTGCCCAGGCGTCATCTTTTGGGTGGGTGCAGGCGAGGTTCATTGAGCTCCGTCGTCCGGCCCCTTCCTACAGAACCAATAAATTCAAACTTCTCCGTGACAACTCCAGAGACTTGACAATCAGGTTGCAGTGCAGTCGCTCTGCACTCCGCCCAAGCCTCTATGGTATTTGGGAGTCCTCTCTAGCATTTCCAAGTCGCCTTTGCCTTCAGCCGGGGCGGGCAGCTCCCTCTCTATGGTAGCCAATTTTCCCAGCGCCTCCTTGGGTACTTCATTCCGGAAGCGAGCCCGGATCAAAGAGGAGGCGGGACTTCCTGCTGGACGTTACCCCACGTGCTTCCGCCTTTGCCTACCTGGATACTGGATATCTAGCGTTTGCCTGAAGTTGGGGACACCAGAGGCATTGTGACCGCTGCAGGCTGTGGTGAGTGACCTCTGACCTCAAGATGACCCTGATGAAGGCGCCACCATTTCAGAGGTGCAGCCCCTGGGCCCAGGTCTCGGGCGCGTTAATTCCGCGTACAGCCGAATTCCCAGGGCCCGGGAGGTACAGGCCCGCGGTTTTCTGGTCGGTCTGGTATTTCCGCCTTCCGAATAGAGGTGACCTAGAGAAACTGGGTGTCGGGGCCCCGGGGCTCAATTTCCAGTCCCGCTTTTGACGTGCTGTGTGACCTTCGGCTAGGCAGTGTTCCCCttccgggcctcagtttccacatagGTGAAATGGGATGGTTGAACTCAGGTCAGTGGCCCCTTTCGGTCTTATATGCCCTATGATGCCCCCGCATTCTTTAACCCCTGGATTGGAAAAGTGAACGGGGGAAGTGGGTGTTGATGGTGATGTCTGCTCCCCCGGAACTAGGAGGCGGGAAGAAGACCTTCACGGTGCAGGACTGAAATGGATCCGCTCAGGGCCCAGCAGCTGGCGGCGGAGCTGGAGGTAGAAATGATGGCTGATATGTACAACAGGTAAGAGCCGACTCTGTGCTACTTTGTCTTAGGGAATAATCCAAGGTCACCGTTAAGGAGGGTAGAGGTGGCCAATTTGTGAAAAATGCTTTGCTCAGTTTAGGGGAGTCTGAGGCAGGTGCTTAGCTTTACACCCccccccgacccccccccccccagtcctcaTGGTTAAAGGCTAACGCAGACCCAGTATGGGGACACTAGGAGTTGGGCATTTAGATTGGGATAGAATTGTCGAAGAAGGAGCGGAGCAGGAGAGAAGCACGGGTTCAGGCTCTGATTAGGTTCCAAGAACAGTTGAGCATTTGTCTTTTGACAAATAGCACATATCCCACTTAATTAACATTTCCTAAACTCTTACCCGACCTCAGGCACTtactaagcattttacatgtgttatcttttttagtttctaaaataATCCACCTGAGTTCACTTTACTGGGAGGACAGTGAGGCTTCCAGATATTAAATAACTTTCTGGGGGTCCACAGCTGGCAATAGCAATGTCAGGTCCAGTACTTTGCCAAATTTGGGAACAATTAAAAGCTCCACCAATCACTACTACTgaggccttgggcaagttacttggaGTATTGAACCGGTGGTTTCACCATGTATCAAGTGGAGGTATAATACTACTGCCTGCCCCACAGAgacattataattattaaatattaaaatgtatgacACGCTCTTAGCATCAAGCCCAACATATAGTAAGCAGTCAATAAGTgtttgctatttttattgccttaaGTTCTCTGGTATCCTCTCTTGCTTGGTTGTTTTACCTTGGAGGCTATATGTTAGCGTAATTATAAAATGTAGGCTGTGAAGTCAGACTACCTGGGTTCACATCCCAGTTGTGTGGTCCTGAGGCTCCTTGTGCCTTAttctcctcatctggaaaatggggataataatcatGACTAACCGATATGGTTATCATAAGAATTGCATAAAAATCTTATCAAGTACTTAGCATGATTCCTTGAACATAGCCATTACTCAACTAATGGTTTCTATTTAATTAGTTATAAACAAGGACTCAGGCGAAGTTCCTACTCTAGAGGACCGTTCAAGATAGTTGAGGTGCAGACTGAGGATTTGCACTGCCTGCTTGGGAGGTGAGATCAGTATAGCAGGTCAGGAATGCCACAAAGTGCTGCCGACCTGACCTTGCCCTTCCTTCCCCCAGAATGACAAGTGCTTGCCACCGGAAGTGCGTGCCTCCCCACTACAAGGAAGCAGAACTGTCCAAGGGCGAGTCTGTGTGCCTGGACCGGTGTGTCTCCAAGTACCTGGATATCCATGAGCGGATGGGCAAAAAGTTGACAGAGCTGTCCATGCAGGACGAAGAGCTGATGAAGAGGATGCAGCAGAGCTCTGGGCCTGCGTGAGGCCCTGGACAGGACCCTTGCCCCCCGAGGTGCACCCTGCCCCTTCCCACTTGTCCCTATTGGGTGTCATCTGTGAAGACTGCCAGGCCTAGGCTGTCTCTGGAGAGTCTCTGGGAGCCTGGAGCCTGGGGTTGTCTGCCAGGCGAAGAATGGGTATCCGactgtgtttgtatgtgtgtgtgtatatatagatagatattaaaaatgtttgttgacacctactatgtgcaaagcAGTGTGCGTGGCACATTGGAGGAAAGGAAGCAGACGCAGCCTGTACCAGCAGAGGGAGTCTAATATAGTGTTTGAAGAGTCTAGACTGGTACAGGTTTGCACTTCCGGTCAGCTGCTTGATGTAGGACCCTGAACACATCATGTCGCTGTGCTTCAGATTCCTCATTGTAGAATGGGGCTATTCACAGGGCTAGTGCGAAGATTAAATGGCTTCATCTGTGTGATGTATTTAGAATAATGACTGGGGATAggaagtactcagtaaatattagccatatatgtatatatatatggctgtatatattatattcttaaaTGCACATACTTAAATAACAATATATACTGTTATATATTATGTATCAAtagatttaatatttatattataaattatataatttgtaaaatatgcatttatatttatattaagtatataattataaattagtgattaataaaaataattgtaaaatagtaaaataagtattaatagcataaatatatatttaaagaacaaaacttaGTGGAGGCAGGTGTTTTCACAGATGATATAAAAAACATCTAGAAGAGCCAGTGGCAAGCAGATTGGATTTAAGAAGGAAGCAGCAGTGTTTTGATTATATGGAAATACAGAACATGTGAAGGGACCCTATGTGGTGCGGAAGGGGACTGAGCGATCACCACTGCCAGTCAGCACCTGCCTGAGTTGGAGACTgcgctcctcttttttttttttttttttgtatttttctgaagctggatacggggagagacagacagactcccgtatgcgcgcccaaccgggatccacccggcacgcccaccaggggcgacgctctgcccaccagggggcgatgctctgcccctccggggcgtcgctctgctgagaccagagccactctagcgcctggggcagaggccaaggagccatccccagcgcccgggccatctttgctccaatggagccttggctgcgggaggggaagagagagagacagagaggtaggaggcggggggggggggggggggggggtgtgtgtgtggagaagcaaatgggcgcttctcctatgtgccctggccgggaatcgaacccgggtcccccgcacgccaggccgacgctctaccactgagcaaaccggccagggctgactgcGCTCCTCTTCACACACTACCCACCCCTTTGCTGCACCCAGGTGGCTGAGGTCCTAggagctggagctcagaggagCTGCTGCTTCCTGGAGGTCGTGAGCAGAGCAGTAGGAGCGTGGCGCTGTCCACTGAGGCGAGGCTGCCGCCACAGCTACTGCCTCCTGAGGAGTGCCCTtggagagctgggcagccctcagcAGCTGTGGGCCATCGCGCCACGTGGGCTATCGGTTGGCACCCATGTCACTGATAGCGGTACCTTTGCGGTGGGCCTTCCCAGTCGGGGAGGAGTCTGGAACGCGACATCTCCAGGTCACTGGGCACGGAGTGAAGGAAACGGCAGTGAGTCTCAGGCTTCCGGGTGCAGGACCAAGCCAGACGGCCTGAAGTGACATTTTCTAGCAGTGTGTGTGGGGCGAGGCGTTCTACTGCCCTGTTGCCTCAGTTACCCATCTACGTAAATGGTAAGAAAAATACTGAGCTCATTGAGCAGTAGTAAAATGAAATGTGTTCATAATTAAAAAGCATTTAGGAGAGTGCTCTCATATTAGGTACTCAGTAATGTTAGCTCTTATTGTGAAATTACTAAATTTTGTGTGAGGAGAAACTGGATACGCCTGGAAATGTCAGTGTCCATCTGTTAGTGGTGGGCAGAGAGCTAAGGCTCTGTTCCAGGTACTGAAGTGCACGTTTGGGTCAACAGGTGGCGCTGTCTGCTCACGGGAGCAGCGCTGCTGTGGACAATTTTACATTTGTGTATTATTTGCCTATTCTCTGTCAGTGCTGTGctaggaagaggggagaggtgaagaaaatGGGTATCGGACCTGCCTTCAGGTTTAGCGAGGAACCTCAGAAATTCCCCCAGCGCGTAGTTGGAACATCTAGAAGGGGCAGTAGTTGGGGAGAGGCTCACATTCGCTTTGAAGTGGCAGAACGCACGCAGGGCTTGGGAAACAAAGCTTGGGTGTTCCTCCTGGGGTGCTGAGTGTGCAGGGAGGTGGTGGTGAGAGACGAGACTCCAAGGCTGGGCAGGCGCAGGTCCAGGAGAGCCCGGTGAGCTGTGAAAGAGTTCGGATTTTCTCCTACTAAGTGGATCAGCAAACTGTTGAAGGATGTAAAGCCAGGCAGTGAACACTTCAGAGGCTCCCTCTAGCGGCCAGCCAGGGGGATAGCGGTGGAAATGGTTTTATGGAATCGGGAGCTGGGCCAGGGAGCCAGCGAGAAGAGGGGGATGATGGGCGTAAGAACAGCTACTGAGTTGCTGCAGTGTGCTAATCACTGTATTTATTACAGTTAATCCTTATGACAGCTGTGATGCAGGTccgattattattattttatagaagcAGCCGAGGCTGAAAAGTTGGTAACTTGCTGAAGGTTACACAGCAAGCAAGTAGCAGAGCTTGCCTTACAACTTATTCAGACACCAGAGCTCACTGTTAACCAGCCCTCTAGGATTGGGGGGGAGACCCCCTCGAAGAAACAGCGATTTCCTGTTTCACTCGACAGTATCTATTGTTGGCCAGTTACATACAGAGGAGTATAGAAAGTGCTCAAAGTGAACTAGCGAGACCCCTGCCCTCAGTGAGTGAGTGTGAGGGGTCGGAGCGGGTGCTGTAGGGGAGACGGGACACAGGCTGAGGGCATTCGAGTGGCTTAGGTTCTTTGTGCCGTAGAGAAGAGTCAAAATCTAGTTCGCAGATGTGTTTTATGCCAGATTATCACAGCTTTAAAAATCTGGACACGTCGCACACAAATCTGAACTTCGGCTTCTTCTGAAAATGTAGACCTGCCAAGTCAGCCTACATTCCTCCTTGGTTGCAGTCCGCTGGCGGATGGGCAGAGGCTTGGCTGCCCCAGACCACCCACTGCCAAGTTCTTCCCACGTCGTCGGCTCGACCCGCAGGCGTCTGGTCTGCGCCTCCGGCTCTGGGTGCTCGGATGGGCTGGGTGCTCTCTGAGAAAACGTGTTGTAGGCCTCCTCTAGGACGCCCTTCGCATCCCGCCTGCTGCTCACAGCACAGCAAAGGTGGTGGGTGCCACTTCTGAGgttaaagcacagaggttgtgatGGCTGCCTTGttagcgctctctctctctctctgtctctctctctctctctcgcttgctTTGATGGAGCAAGCTACCGTCTGGAGAGCTGCCCCGTGAAGAGGCCCACATGGACAGGCGCGGAGGGCAGGCTCCAGCCAGCGAGGAACGGAACCCTGCCCACAGCCACACGAGTGAGCTCAGAAGCTGACCGTCCTCCAGTCCAGCTTTCAGGCGACCACAGCCCGGGCGGACACCTGCAGCCTTGTGAGAGACCCTGAAGCAGGGAACCCACCGAAGCTGCATCCTGACTCCTGACTAGAGAATCTAAGATAATAAGTGTTAAACAATGACAtttttggggtaatttgttatgcagcaataagtAACCAATACACGCAAGGTTCTCACAGATGTTACAGTTGTCCGAGACGGGTCATTCTACACCTACACCAAAAATGGACCAGGCACAATTCCAGGCATTTGGGACACATGAATGCACAAAACAGATAAAGATCCTTGCCCTCTGGGAACTCATATTCTAGTGGGGATGATATTCTAGTAGAAGTCTAGATTGGCCGTGCTGTTTTGAAGGAAGGGTGGGCTGCCTCCGCTCCTAGGGAGAGGTTCTTAACTTCGTTCAGGTCTTAGACACTTGAAACTTCAACAAAAGCTATGGActgttttttagaaaaatgtatatggcctgagcaggtggtggcgcagtggatagagcatcggactgggatgcagaggatccaggctcaaaacccgaggttgccagtttgagtgtgggctcatctggtttgagcagggctcactagttcaagctcaaggtcgctggcttgagcaaggggtcacttggtctgctgtagccccccagtcaaggcacatatgacaaagcaatcaatgaacaactaaggtgctgcaatgaagagttgatgcttctcatctctctgcctgcctgtctgtccctgtctgcctctctctgtctctgtcacacacaaaaaaaagttaaaaaaaaaaaaaaaaaaaaaagaggcctgacctgtggtggcgcagtggataaagcgtcgacctggaaatgctgaggtcgccggttcgaaaccctgggcttgcctggtcaaggcacatatggaagttgatgcttccagctcctccccaccttctctctctctctccctctctctctctctctctccctttctctctcctctctaaaatgaataataataaaaaaaaatatatatatatatgcacataggATTTTGTGTGTAATTTTAGGGATTTTTATAAGAATGCCTGTGGTCTGACAGGAGTCTTGCGATGGGCATTGTGTTCGGTGCTGGGCGAGGAGGAACAAGATAGTAGGTCTACAGGGGGAGAGGGTTTAAAGTCAGTGGCGTGTACAGCTGTGCTAAGTGCAATAGGGATATCCGGGAAGCTGGGGCTGTGAAGGGATGTGCCCCAGGTGCGGGTGCTCAGCAAAGGCTGTCCCCCCGAACGTCCCGGGGGAGTGGGACTTGGAAGGGTGAGTAGGAGTTTGCTGGGCAGTGGGCGTGGAGAGTGGCGGGGTCTGTGTCGAGTTGCAGGAGGACAGTGATGAGGAAGGTAGGTACAGGTCCCAGCCCTCCGAGCCATACCGGCCATCAGAGGAGACACATGTGATGCGGTTTATCGAAGAGAAATTCAGACGTCACATAGGTCACACTGCAAGGAATACTATGTTGCTGGAGCCAGGCAGGGAGCTTTCCCTAAGGAAGTAACCATTAAGCCAAATCTGAAAGGTCAGATAGGCCAGTGCAACGGAATGTTCCATGCCCAGGAGGAAATGCAGGTAGGAGAGAACATGGAGTACTAGTGGGCAAAAGGGGGTCACCACGGCAAAGTCACAGAGAGGCCAGAGgccagagggaggctggggacaGTAGGTGAAGCCCTGACAGACTTGGGCATTGTTGGGAGTTTGTACATTTTCCCAACGGTCACTGGAAGCTTTCAAGGGGGGTGGCCTGATCATCTGGCTTCCCAGGATGGGTCAGCCTGGATGCTGGATGGGGTGGGAGGCGATTGTGTGCACAGGTGGGAAGGGCAGGTGGAAAAGGTTGCAGGAATCCAGATGGGAGCTGATTACGACCTGGGCTTGGGGAGCAGCAGTAGATGGAGACAGAGGTCTTTAACAATAGGAGACGCAGGTTGGATGTGAAAGGTGAGGCTGCGAGTAAAGCCTGGAATAACTCCAGCTTTGTGGTTTCAGCAACTGGGTGGAGGGTGGTGCTTTTACCGGCATAGGCACCAATGGAGGAGGAGCGAGTCAGGAAGGAGAAAGGTCATTTTGGCCATTACTGAGCACTTCTTATTGCCTCAGAAGATCCAACATGATGGGGCTGTATCTGCTTTTTGAGCTGCAAACTCACAGTCCCCCAGCCCCCATTCTGTGTGCTGGTTTCCTGATGTCTCGGGCATTCTCCTGTGGGAGGACCTCTACACGTGCCACGGGGGGTTGATAAATCTGACTGATGAACTCTCTCCAGATCTTAGTGCAAGCAGCACCCGTACGGACTCCTCCCGGACCTTCAGGCTAGGTCGCCCCTCTCCATGGTAGTTCTCATGGCGCTGTACCCGTCTCCTCCATGGCACTTCCTCTAGGTGCAGCCACACTTCATAGGGGACTGCTTGACTCATCTAAGCCTCTCTCCCATGGACTTCATGTTCTCTGAGGGTAGCGTCTATgtctttatttaccttttttattcctgaagtgagaagcggggaggcaaagagacagactcctgcatgtgcccgaccgaccaagatccacctggcatgcccaccagggggcgatgctctgcccatctggggcgttgctctgttgtggccagagccattgtagtgcctgaggcggaggccatggagccgccctcagcgcccaggccaactttgctccaatagagccttggctgcgggaggggaagagagagagaggaaggagagggggaagggtggagaaacagatgggtgcttctcctgtgtgccatgactgggaattgaacccgggacttccacatgctgggctgatgctctaccactaaaccaaccaaTCAAGgccatcttttgatttttttttttttttgttatttttctttttgtatttttctgaagtgagaagcagggagacagagagacagactctcatgcATCTATGTCTTATTCACCATCGAATCCCTAGTGCCGAACACATGCAAAagtattgaacattttttaaaattgagatataattcacatatcataaaaCTCACTCTTTCAAAGTGTAAAAGTCAAtggattttagtatattcacCAAGTTGtttaaccatcaccaccatccaatTGCACAATATCTCATTACCCCTAGAAAAACCCCCATACCCACTAACAACACTTACCCATTTTCTCCTTCCCCAGTTCCTGGCAACTGCTGGTCTAATGTACCTGTATATTCTGGGCATTTCACGTAGTACCAACGTGCAGTGTGTGGAGTTTTTGTGTCCAGCTTTTTTCACcgagcataatgttttcaaggttcatctttGAATCGGTAACTTGTATCGGTACTTCACTCTTTTTTATGAACAAATGATATATTGTGTATTAGCGTACACACATTGTATTTATCCATCAGTTAATGGACTGAATAATGCAGCTATGAATATTTATGtcgatttttttttgttgtttttttttttgtatttttctgaagtgagaagaggggggcggcagacagactcccgcat is drawn from Saccopteryx leptura isolate mSacLep1 chromosome 1, mSacLep1_pri_phased_curated, whole genome shotgun sequence and contains these coding sequences:
- the TIMM10 gene encoding mitochondrial import inner membrane translocase subunit Tim10, which gives rise to MDPLRAQQLAAELEVEMMADMYNRMTSACHRKCVPPHYKEAELSKGESVCLDRCVSKYLDIHERMGKKLTELSMQDEELMKRMQQSSGPA